In a single window of the Pontibacter russatus genome:
- a CDS encoding complex I subunit 1/NuoH family protein, translated as MLAFLLTLMLLLGVVIVLAYAERKVAAFMQDRLGPTEAGPYGSLQAVLDVLKLLQKEDIVPAQADKGLFKLAPILIFAAVFAGFAVIPLTPDLVPAGIGIGVFYLLAIISLDVIGLLMAGWGSNNKYAMLGAMRSVAQIVSYEIPAGLAILSAVMICQSLDFQEISYQQGVLLNAFPGMGYDTNWLFGIQALGIDTTHVGGITTWNIFRAPMLLIAFIIYFIASLAESNRAPFDIPEAESELVAGFHVEYSGFRFAMLFLAEYSMMVLVSLVAVILFLGSWNTPLPNIGPVYLANWTTGTVGEISSILWGAFWLLSKTFVLLFVQLWARWTYPRLRVDQLMHLCWKVLTPAALIVVLLAGIWRLLMI; from the coding sequence ATGCTCGCTTTCCTGCTGACACTGATGCTCTTACTCGGAGTCGTGATTGTGCTGGCGTATGCGGAGCGGAAGGTGGCGGCCTTTATGCAGGACCGGCTGGGACCAACCGAGGCAGGGCCCTACGGCTCGCTGCAGGCGGTGCTGGACGTGCTGAAGCTGCTCCAGAAAGAAGACATCGTGCCCGCGCAGGCGGATAAAGGCCTTTTCAAGCTGGCGCCCATCCTCATCTTTGCCGCTGTCTTCGCCGGGTTTGCCGTGATACCTCTCACCCCTGATTTGGTGCCTGCGGGCATCGGCATCGGTGTTTTTTACCTGCTGGCTATTATTTCGCTGGATGTCATCGGGTTGCTGATGGCTGGCTGGGGCTCTAACAACAAATACGCGATGCTGGGTGCCATGCGCTCGGTGGCCCAGATTGTCTCTTATGAAATTCCGGCCGGGCTGGCTATCCTGTCCGCCGTGATGATATGCCAGTCGCTGGACTTCCAGGAAATCAGCTACCAGCAGGGCGTGCTGCTGAATGCCTTTCCGGGAATGGGATATGATACGAACTGGCTCTTTGGCATCCAGGCGCTGGGCATCGACACCACCCATGTCGGCGGCATCACCACCTGGAACATTTTCCGGGCGCCCATGCTGCTGATAGCCTTTATCATCTACTTCATTGCCTCGCTGGCCGAAAGCAACCGCGCCCCGTTTGATATACCGGAGGCAGAGTCGGAGTTGGTGGCGGGTTTTCATGTGGAGTACTCCGGCTTCCGTTTCGCGATGCTTTTTCTGGCGGAGTACAGCATGATGGTGTTGGTGAGCCTGGTGGCAGTTATCCTTTTCCTGGGAAGCTGGAACACACCGCTCCCGAACATTGGTCCCGTATACCTTGCCAACTGGACCACCGGTACGGTCGGCGAGATTTCCAGCATCCTGTGGGGTGCTTTCTGGCTGCTTTCCAAAACGTTTGTACTGTTGTTTGTGCAGTTGTGGGCCCGCTGGACGTACCCGCGCCTGCGCGTGGACCAGCTCATGCACCTGTGCTGGAAGGTGCTGACTCCGGCAGCTCTAATTGTGGTGTTATTGGCAGGCATATGGCGACTACTGATGATATGA
- a CDS encoding NuoI/complex I 23 kDa subunit family protein: MRTIEKEAYKHKTGFWQAVKSLVSGARLTLRHFFNAKERRKPVYVTDDSYFKQPDGLATLTYPYESLPVPENGRYRLHNEIDDCIVCDLCAKVCPVNCITIESVKATEDIGMTSDGTKKRLYAPVFDIDLAKCCYCGLCTAVCPTDCLTMTPVYDFAEVDIKNMIYHFTDLSPEQAQEKQRLFEKQQEEMAAAKAAALAARKQQG, encoded by the coding sequence ATGAGGACGATAGAAAAAGAGGCATATAAACATAAAACAGGTTTCTGGCAGGCGGTGAAGTCGCTGGTGAGCGGTGCGCGCCTGACGCTGCGCCACTTCTTTAATGCGAAGGAGCGGCGCAAACCGGTTTACGTGACGGACGACAGCTACTTCAAGCAGCCGGACGGATTGGCGACGCTCACCTATCCTTACGAGTCATTGCCTGTTCCTGAAAATGGCCGCTACCGCCTGCACAACGAGATAGACGACTGCATTGTGTGTGACCTGTGCGCCAAGGTGTGCCCCGTCAACTGCATCACCATCGAGTCGGTGAAGGCGACAGAGGACATTGGCATGACCTCAGACGGGACCAAGAAGCGCCTGTACGCGCCGGTGTTCGACATCGACCTGGCCAAGTGCTGCTACTGCGGCCTCTGCACCGCCGTCTGTCCCACCGATTGCCTGACGATGACGCCGGTATATGATTTCGCGGAAGTGGACATCAAGAACATGATATACCACTTCACCGACCTCTCGCCGGAGCAGGCCCAGGAGAAGCAGCGGCTGTTTGAGAAGCAGCAGGAAGAAATGGCAGCGGCAAAAGCAGCGGCGCTGGCGGCGCGGAAACAGCAGGGGTAA
- a CDS encoding NADH-quinone oxidoreductase subunit J family protein — protein sequence MLFYIFALLAVLSGAYMVLTRNLLYAGFSLLVTLLSVAGIYVLLFADFVAVTQLMVYVGGVLVLILFGIMLSSRVHDQSVLSESVNKVWGTVITFLILVGLCHTILNANLSSLPWLQTGNTAVLGLRESTVQAIGVKLMTDFVVPFEVVSLLLLIALMGAAYIATDKTRT from the coding sequence ATGCTTTTCTACATTTTCGCTTTACTGGCTGTACTTTCAGGGGCATATATGGTGCTGACGCGCAACCTGCTGTACGCGGGCTTTTCGCTGCTGGTGACTTTGCTGAGCGTGGCGGGCATCTACGTGCTGCTCTTCGCTGATTTTGTAGCGGTGACGCAGCTGATGGTATATGTGGGCGGTGTGCTGGTGCTGATTCTGTTCGGCATCATGCTGAGCAGCCGGGTACACGACCAGTCGGTTCTGTCGGAGAGTGTGAACAAGGTGTGGGGCACGGTCATCACCTTCTTGATTCTAGTGGGCCTGTGCCACACCATCCTGAATGCCAACCTCAGTTCGCTGCCCTGGCTGCAAACGGGCAATACAGCGGTGCTGGGGCTGCGGGAAAGTACGGTGCAGGCCATCGGCGTTAAGCTGATGACGGACTTTGTGGTGCCGTTTGAGGTCGTCTCGCTGCTGCTGCTGATTGCCCTGATGGGTGCCGCCTATATAGCCACCGATAAAACGAGAACCTAG
- the nuoK gene encoding NADH-quinone oxidoreductase subunit NuoK, whose protein sequence is MKEIPLEHILLLSAVLFSLGILAVITKRHAVVVLMGIELIFNAANLNLVAFSRYDATLLQGQLFSLFVMVVAAAEAAVALAIVLRVYQYFKTANLNQIDHLNK, encoded by the coding sequence ATGAAGGAAATTCCCTTAGAGCATATCCTGCTTTTGAGCGCTGTGCTGTTCAGCCTGGGCATCCTGGCCGTTATCACGAAGCGGCACGCGGTGGTGGTGCTGATGGGCATCGAGTTGATTTTCAACGCTGCCAACCTGAACCTGGTCGCCTTCAGCCGCTACGACGCCACGCTTTTGCAGGGCCAGTTGTTCTCGCTGTTCGTGATGGTGGTGGCCGCCGCCGAGGCTGCCGTGGCGCTGGCGATTGTGCTGCGCGTGTACCAGTATTTCAAGACGGCCAACCTGAATCAAATCGACCACCTCAATAAATAA
- the nuoL gene encoding NADH-quinone oxidoreductase subunit L, whose product MELPSLIAPLAASPQTTLTLLVLLLPLLGFVGLALFGERLPRRGDWLGIGIGVLALALSVWLFTQTWNTATFHSRTIWFSLPSLGGSVTDFTAGVLLDNLAVLMLVIVTFISLLVQLFSVGYMHGDQGYSRYFAYLGLFTFSMLGIVLVDNLLLLFMFWELVGFSSYLLIGFWLERPAAIAASKKAFLVNRVGDIGLLLGLFAFYTYFRTFDLEALRALIGTGEWTAEGFRLTYIVNGQTWLVEMPPLLLTFAGLGLFMGCVGKSAQFPLQVWLPDAMQGPTPVSALIHAATMVAAGVYLLARCYAFFTVDALTVIAVVGAITALLGAIAALTQYDIKSVLAFSTISQLGYMVMGMGTGAHDASLFHLTTHAFFKAALFLNAGIIIHAMHRGLHHTHQPHDVDAQDIRNMGGLRKAMPLTFYTYLLAAAALVGLPLFSGFLSKDAILSGSWAWAQTMSAGGNILFYIVPLTGFTVVLLTAFYMGRHLWFMFFGEFRLPFDVRELRVSAGQEVERVMALPVVLLAILSLGIFFSLNPFSFSSSWVMQGISLQQLTTEGALLAERLLQAVVAQDEANQTAHLVIGVLSAVLGAAGVGLAISKYRNSTAEALRQEQPQTAFEKLSYHHFYLEGIYRKALVQPTQLLAKGLYRLDKRVIDYTLNYGSKWLVVIAKMIGGFDRLVVDGAVWLVAVLPRLFGRVGRGLQNGKVQSYYAYSLFGFILILLYIVVF is encoded by the coding sequence TTGGAGCTTCCCTCACTCATCGCGCCGCTGGCGGCCTCCCCTCAGACTACACTCACCCTGCTTGTGCTGTTGCTGCCGCTGCTGGGCTTCGTGGGGCTGGCCCTGTTCGGGGAGCGCCTGCCGCGCCGGGGCGATTGGCTGGGGATAGGCATTGGCGTGCTGGCCCTGGCACTGTCCGTCTGGCTTTTTACCCAAACCTGGAACACCGCCACCTTCCACAGCCGCACTATATGGTTCAGCCTGCCGTCGCTTGGCGGCTCTGTCACGGATTTTACGGCGGGCGTGCTGCTCGACAACCTCGCAGTGCTGATGCTGGTGATTGTCACGTTTATATCCCTGCTGGTGCAGCTGTTCTCAGTGGGTTATATGCACGGTGACCAGGGCTACAGCCGCTATTTTGCCTACCTGGGCCTGTTTACCTTCAGCATGCTCGGCATTGTGCTGGTAGATAACCTGCTGCTGCTTTTCATGTTCTGGGAACTCGTCGGCTTCTCTTCTTATTTACTGATTGGCTTTTGGCTGGAGCGGCCTGCGGCCATTGCGGCCAGTAAAAAAGCGTTTCTGGTGAACCGGGTGGGAGACATTGGCTTGCTGCTGGGCCTCTTCGCTTTCTACACCTATTTCCGCACATTCGATTTGGAAGCCTTGCGGGCGCTGATAGGCACTGGCGAATGGACAGCGGAAGGCTTTAGGCTTACCTATATCGTGAACGGGCAGACATGGCTGGTGGAAATGCCCCCGCTGCTGCTGACGTTTGCCGGTTTGGGTTTGTTTATGGGATGCGTGGGCAAGTCGGCGCAGTTTCCGCTGCAGGTGTGGCTGCCGGATGCCATGCAGGGCCCGACGCCGGTTTCTGCCCTCATACACGCCGCTACCATGGTGGCGGCCGGTGTTTACCTGCTGGCCCGCTGTTACGCTTTTTTCACGGTGGATGCCCTGACGGTGATTGCCGTGGTAGGTGCCATTACGGCGCTGCTGGGCGCTATAGCCGCACTTACGCAGTACGATATCAAATCAGTGCTGGCCTTTTCCACTATTTCGCAGCTGGGCTATATGGTGATGGGCATGGGCACCGGTGCACATGATGCATCGCTCTTCCACCTCACCACGCACGCTTTTTTCAAGGCGGCGCTCTTCCTGAATGCGGGCATCATCATCCACGCCATGCACCGCGGGCTGCACCACACGCACCAGCCGCACGACGTGGACGCGCAGGATATCCGGAACATGGGCGGGCTGCGCAAAGCGATGCCGCTGACATTTTATACCTACCTGCTGGCCGCCGCCGCTTTGGTTGGTTTGCCGCTGTTCTCAGGTTTTCTGTCCAAAGACGCAATACTTTCCGGCAGCTGGGCCTGGGCGCAGACGATGAGCGCCGGAGGCAACATTCTCTTTTATATAGTGCCGCTTACCGGGTTTACGGTGGTGCTGCTGACGGCGTTCTATATGGGCAGGCACCTGTGGTTCATGTTTTTCGGCGAGTTTAGGCTTCCGTTTGATGTGCGGGAACTGCGGGTGTCGGCGGGGCAGGAGGTGGAGCGCGTGATGGCACTGCCGGTGGTATTGCTGGCCATTCTCTCACTCGGGATTTTCTTCTCGCTCAACCCTTTCAGTTTCAGCAGCAGTTGGGTCATGCAGGGCATCAGCCTGCAGCAATTGACAACCGAGGGCGCACTGCTGGCGGAAAGACTGCTGCAGGCGGTGGTGGCGCAGGACGAAGCAAACCAAACGGCTCATCTGGTGATTGGCGTGCTGTCGGCGGTGCTGGGCGCGGCAGGGGTAGGGCTGGCCATCTCGAAATACAGAAACAGTACCGCCGAGGCGCTGCGGCAGGAGCAGCCACAAACCGCGTTTGAAAAGCTCTCCTATCATCATTTTTATCTCGAAGGCATTTACCGGAAAGCCTTAGTGCAACCCACGCAACTGCTGGCGAAGGGCCTTTACCGCCTGGACAAGCGCGTGATAGACTATACCCTGAACTACGGCAGCAAATGGCTGGTGGTGATAGCGAAAATGATAGGAGGCTTCGACAGGCTGGTGGTGGATGGGGCTGTTTGGCTTGTGGCGGTACTGCCACGGCTGTTCGGGCGCGTGGGCCGGGGCTTGCAAAACGGCAAGGTGCAATCCTACTACGCGTACTCCCTCTTCGGATTTATTTTGATTTTACTGTACATCGTCGTGTTTTGA
- a CDS encoding complex I subunit 4 family protein produces the protein MDFILSSLIFTPLLAALAVLLLPAHLQKPIKSVALLGAVVQMGLAVLLYMRFDGAALANGQQGYQFLQKIPWITFSLGSMGRFQIEYFVGVDGISISLVLLTGIVGVIGVISSWTITKNIKGYFLLYLLLLTSVMGCFLALDFFLFYLFFEFMLLPMYFLIGIWGGPKREYAAIKFFIYTLVGSLFILIVMIGLYTSVVDPVATALQLGMAGEASITKDMVRQVQQMLQENTILSQDMVHTFSIPAMMEAANFAPDSLLHVLSGVRLWDLPIRFVAFLLLFAGFAIKVPVVPVHTWLPDAHVEAPTPISVVLAAILLKVGGYGLIRIAYPVFPDAAAYFSVLVGGLGVLSIIYGALNALAMNDLKKLIAYSSVSHMGFVLLGLASLTTEGVNGAVYMMFSHGIISAMLFLVVGVIYDRTHNRIIQNFRGLANAMPLYTTFVVIAFFASLGLPGFSGFIAELLVLVGGFSAPEATGMLPRWLTVVAVLGLLLSAAYYLWALQRMFFGKYWLFPGLREKAAITDLDTREYLMLVPLALLALLFGIFPHLLLDKTGVAVNGFTEMMLLNGQEQLDMVLSSILR, from the coding sequence ATGGATTTTATACTCAGTAGCCTCATTTTTACACCTTTGCTGGCGGCGCTTGCCGTGCTGCTGCTGCCCGCGCATCTGCAGAAGCCGATAAAGTCGGTGGCGCTGCTGGGCGCGGTGGTGCAGATGGGGCTGGCCGTGCTGCTGTATATGCGCTTCGATGGCGCCGCCCTTGCCAACGGGCAGCAAGGCTACCAGTTCCTGCAGAAAATCCCCTGGATAACCTTTTCGCTCGGCAGCATGGGCCGTTTTCAGATTGAGTATTTTGTGGGGGTAGACGGCATCAGCATCAGCCTGGTGCTGCTCACCGGCATTGTAGGCGTTATCGGCGTCATCTCCTCCTGGACTATCACCAAAAACATAAAGGGCTATTTCCTGCTCTACCTGCTGCTGCTCACCAGCGTGATGGGCTGTTTCCTGGCCCTGGATTTCTTCCTGTTCTACCTCTTCTTTGAGTTCATGCTGCTGCCGATGTATTTCCTCATCGGCATATGGGGAGGCCCCAAGCGCGAGTACGCCGCCATCAAGTTCTTTATATATACCCTTGTCGGCTCGCTCTTCATCCTGATCGTGATGATCGGCCTGTACACTTCTGTAGTGGACCCGGTTGCCACGGCCCTGCAATTAGGCATGGCAGGAGAGGCCAGTATAACAAAGGATATGGTCCGTCAGGTGCAGCAGATGCTGCAGGAGAATACCATCCTCAGCCAGGACATGGTACATACATTCAGCATTCCGGCTATGATGGAGGCGGCCAACTTCGCGCCAGACAGCCTCCTGCATGTGCTGTCGGGGGTGCGGCTGTGGGACCTGCCGATACGTTTTGTGGCGTTCCTGCTGCTGTTTGCAGGCTTCGCTATCAAAGTGCCGGTCGTTCCGGTACACACGTGGCTGCCCGATGCCCACGTGGAGGCGCCCACACCTATTTCGGTGGTGCTGGCCGCCATCCTGCTGAAAGTGGGCGGCTACGGCCTCATCCGGATTGCCTATCCTGTTTTCCCCGATGCCGCCGCTTACTTTTCGGTGCTGGTGGGCGGGCTGGGCGTGCTGTCGATTATATATGGCGCGCTGAACGCGCTGGCCATGAATGACCTGAAAAAGCTGATTGCCTACTCCTCGGTGTCGCATATGGGCTTTGTGCTGCTGGGCCTGGCCTCGCTCACCACAGAGGGCGTGAACGGCGCGGTCTATATGATGTTCAGCCACGGCATTATCTCGGCGATGCTCTTCCTGGTGGTGGGGGTTATATATGACCGCACGCACAACCGCATTATTCAGAACTTCCGGGGACTGGCGAATGCGATGCCCCTCTATACCACCTTTGTGGTGATTGCCTTCTTTGCCTCGCTGGGCTTGCCGGGCTTCTCCGGCTTCATTGCGGAACTGCTGGTGCTGGTGGGCGGTTTCAGTGCGCCGGAGGCGACGGGCATGCTGCCACGCTGGCTCACGGTGGTGGCGGTGTTAGGGCTGCTTTTGTCGGCGGCGTATTACCTGTGGGCGCTGCAGCGCATGTTCTTCGGCAAGTACTGGCTTTTCCCGGGGCTGCGCGAGAAAGCCGCTATCACCGACCTCGACACACGGGAGTACCTGATGCTGGTGCCGCTGGCGCTGCTGGCGCTGCTCTTCGGCATTTTCCCGCACCTGCTCCTGGACAAAACCGGCGTTGCTGTGAACGGCTTTACAGAAATGATGCTGCTGAACGGGCAGGAGCAGCTCGACATGGTTCTATCCTCCATCTTACGCTAA
- a CDS encoding NADH-quinone oxidoreductase subunit N, with product MNGQAAYLSNTIDAIVAGAGSLLPELLLAGFFLLLVTLDLFKSPIIKRLLPWLALSGFFAALVVQVLGGYADESQSFLSLLLSDGLARYVGILFSAAGIFTVLLSLQNRQLERLIYGKGEYYALLLMLVLGLNLMAKSVNLLMVFLAIELVSIASYILTLTLKEEKRAVESGLKYILYGTLSAGVMLYGMSFFYGLTGTLHYTSDTFGLSLLQADSQLVTVAAVLVFAGFFFKISAVPFHFWAPDVYQGAPMPVVALFSTGPKMAGIIVILRFVAAFADPLAFSDVQLFLGIAAIATLVIGNVTALWQRTPRRLLAYSSVSHAGFLLTGMLAFGTDYQTSILFYLTVLLFMNFGIFLFLQLAEDGFGVEQLEDFAGLGRTYPYIGVMALLYLLSLTGLPPFAGFTGKLLIFSNIWEAYALSQNALLLTLLMVGILLTGVALFYYIKIPYYLFFKRNYTERNLVISLSDKLLLALFALPLLVLFFKPDLLLTWMEQLLAQTP from the coding sequence GTGAACGGGCAGGCGGCATATCTATCCAATACGATTGATGCCATTGTGGCGGGAGCGGGGTCGCTGTTGCCCGAACTCCTGCTGGCCGGGTTTTTCCTGCTGCTCGTCACCCTGGACCTGTTCAAGTCTCCGATCATCAAGCGCCTGCTGCCCTGGCTGGCCCTGTCCGGCTTTTTCGCTGCGCTGGTGGTGCAGGTTTTGGGGGGGTATGCCGATGAGAGCCAATCGTTTTTGAGCCTGCTGCTCTCTGACGGGCTGGCGCGCTACGTGGGCATCCTGTTCAGTGCGGCGGGGATATTCACCGTGCTGCTCTCGCTGCAGAACAGGCAACTGGAGCGGCTTATATATGGCAAAGGCGAGTATTACGCCCTGCTGCTGATGCTGGTGCTCGGCCTGAACCTGATGGCAAAATCGGTGAACCTGCTGATGGTGTTCCTGGCCATCGAACTTGTTTCCATCGCCTCCTATATCCTCACCCTCACCTTAAAAGAAGAAAAACGGGCCGTGGAATCAGGTTTGAAATACATCCTGTACGGGACGCTGTCGGCGGGCGTGATGCTCTACGGCATGTCGTTTTTCTACGGGCTCACCGGCACCCTCCACTACACTTCCGACACCTTCGGGCTGTCGCTGTTGCAGGCCGATTCGCAGTTGGTGACGGTGGCGGCGGTGCTGGTTTTCGCTGGCTTCTTCTTTAAAATCTCGGCTGTTCCGTTTCATTTCTGGGCGCCTGACGTGTACCAGGGAGCCCCCATGCCCGTCGTTGCGCTGTTCTCCACCGGACCCAAGATGGCGGGCATCATTGTCATTCTCCGCTTTGTGGCTGCCTTTGCCGACCCGCTGGCTTTCAGCGATGTGCAGCTGTTCCTAGGCATTGCGGCCATCGCCACGCTTGTAATCGGAAACGTTACGGCGCTCTGGCAGCGTACGCCGCGCAGGCTGCTGGCCTACTCCTCTGTGTCGCACGCCGGGTTCCTGCTCACGGGCATGCTGGCCTTCGGCACCGATTACCAGACAAGCATATTGTTTTACCTCACGGTGCTGCTGTTCATGAACTTCGGAATATTCCTGTTTCTGCAGCTGGCCGAGGACGGATTCGGGGTGGAGCAGTTGGAGGACTTCGCGGGCCTGGGCCGCACTTACCCCTATATAGGTGTGATGGCGCTGCTGTACCTGCTTTCGCTCACGGGCCTGCCGCCGTTTGCCGGTTTCACCGGGAAGCTGCTTATCTTCAGCAATATATGGGAAGCCTATGCCCTGAGCCAGAACGCATTGTTGCTCACCCTGCTGATGGTCGGGATATTGCTGACGGGCGTGGCCTTGTTTTATTATATCAAGATACCTTACTACCTTTTCTTTAAAAGGAATTATACAGAAAGAAATTTAGTTATTTCACTGTCGGATAAGCTGCTGCTGGCGCTGTTTGCCCTGCCACTGCTGGTCCTGTTTTTTAAACCAGACCTGCTGCTGACCTGGATGGAACAACTGCTGGCACAGACACCATAA
- a CDS encoding amidophosphoribosyltransferase yields MSDAIKHECGIALIRLRKPISFYVEKYGTPMYGINKLYLLMQKQHNRGQDGAGVASIKINALPGIEYISRFRSVKTRAIDSIFGKIAKEYRHLKEEHPGRADDTEWIWENTPFLGDVYLGHLRYGTHGINSVDNCHPMVRENNWRSRSLAVAGNFNMTNVDEQFQKLLELGQHPKQKSDTITVLEKIGHFLDEENQAKFNHYKKGDHTNQEITQLIEENLDLQKVLRRACRDFDGGYAMAGLTGYGGSFVVRDPNGIRPAYYYMDDEVVVVASEKPAIKTAFDIDYSEIKEINPGYALIVDKAGNVSHEEVVPPREKLSCSFERIYFSRGNDPEIYTERKNMGKLLCPQILEAINYDLKNTVFSYIPNTAESSWLGMMKGIENYLREYRKNEILNKDLTEEQLDEILQFKPRAEKLVIKDVKLRTFITDNDSRDDLVTHVYDTTYEVVKKGIDTLVVLDDSIVRGTTLEKSIIKMLDKLEPKKIIIVSCAPQIRYPDCYGIDMSRMKEFVAFRALLALLRERGLYFKAEEVYDKCAALEGTPAFKAANYVQELYDLFTADEISVKVSEIVKAPDVHAEVQVIYQRIEDLHLACPNHKGDWYFTGNYPTPGGTGVVNRAFMNFMENKMARAY; encoded by the coding sequence ATGAGCGACGCTATAAAGCACGAATGCGGTATTGCCTTAATCAGGCTCAGAAAACCAATCAGCTTTTACGTGGAGAAGTACGGCACTCCTATGTATGGCATCAACAAACTGTACCTGCTGATGCAGAAGCAGCACAACCGGGGTCAGGACGGGGCAGGGGTGGCCAGCATCAAGATCAACGCCTTGCCCGGCATCGAGTACATCAGCCGCTTCCGCTCCGTGAAAACCCGCGCCATCGACAGCATCTTCGGGAAGATCGCCAAGGAGTACAGGCACCTGAAAGAGGAGCACCCAGGCAGGGCCGACGACACGGAGTGGATATGGGAAAACACACCTTTCCTGGGAGATGTGTACCTGGGCCACCTGCGCTACGGCACGCACGGCATCAACAGCGTAGACAACTGCCACCCGATGGTGCGCGAGAACAACTGGCGCAGCCGTAGCCTGGCCGTGGCCGGTAACTTCAACATGACCAATGTGGACGAGCAGTTTCAGAAACTGCTGGAGTTGGGGCAGCATCCGAAGCAAAAATCCGACACCATCACGGTGCTGGAGAAAATCGGCCACTTCTTAGACGAGGAGAACCAGGCGAAGTTCAACCACTACAAAAAAGGCGACCACACCAACCAGGAAATCACGCAGCTGATTGAGGAGAACCTTGACCTGCAGAAAGTGCTGCGCCGCGCCTGCCGCGACTTCGACGGGGGTTACGCCATGGCCGGGCTGACAGGTTACGGCGGCTCCTTTGTGGTGCGCGACCCGAACGGCATCCGCCCGGCCTACTACTATATGGACGACGAAGTGGTGGTGGTGGCCTCCGAAAAACCGGCTATCAAAACGGCATTCGATATAGATTACAGCGAGATAAAAGAAATCAATCCGGGCTACGCGCTGATTGTGGATAAGGCGGGCAACGTGAGCCACGAGGAAGTGGTGCCGCCACGCGAGAAACTCTCCTGCAGCTTCGAGCGCATCTACTTCTCGCGGGGCAACGACCCGGAGATATATACCGAGCGCAAGAACATGGGCAAGCTGCTGTGCCCACAGATTCTGGAGGCCATCAACTACGACCTCAAAAACACGGTGTTCTCCTATATACCCAACACGGCCGAGTCGTCGTGGCTGGGGATGATGAAGGGCATTGAGAACTACCTGCGCGAGTACCGCAAAAATGAAATCCTGAACAAGGACCTGACGGAGGAGCAACTGGACGAGATTCTGCAGTTTAAGCCACGCGCCGAAAAACTGGTCATCAAAGACGTGAAGCTGCGCACCTTCATCACCGACAACGACAGCCGCGACGACCTGGTGACCCACGTATACGACACCACGTACGAGGTGGTGAAGAAAGGTATAGACACCCTCGTGGTGCTGGACGACTCCATTGTGCGGGGCACCACGCTGGAGAAAAGCATCATCAAGATGCTGGACAAGCTGGAGCCGAAGAAAATCATCATCGTGTCCTGTGCCCCGCAGATCCGCTACCCTGATTGCTATGGCATCGACATGTCGCGCATGAAGGAGTTCGTGGCTTTCAGGGCGCTGCTGGCCCTGCTCAGGGAGAGAGGGCTTTACTTTAAGGCGGAGGAGGTATATGATAAATGTGCGGCCCTGGAAGGCACGCCTGCTTTCAAGGCGGCTAATTATGTGCAGGAGTTATATGACCTGTTTACGGCGGATGAAATATCTGTGAAAGTCTCTGAGATTGTGAAAGCGCCCGATGTGCATGCCGAGGTGCAGGTGATTTACCAGCGCATCGAAGATTTACATCTGGCCTGCCCCAACCACAAAGGCGACTGGTACTTCACCGGAAACTACCCGACCCCAGGGGGCACCGGTGTGGTGAACAGAGCCTTCATGAATTTCATGGAAAATAAAATGGCAAGGGCCTACTAA